The following proteins are encoded in a genomic region of candidate division WOR-3 bacterium:
- a CDS encoding aldehyde dehydrogenase family protein — RIYGEFIPMDASEFGKGRIAFTIMEPDPIVLAITPFNFPLNLALHKIAPAIAAGSSLVFKPSSFTPKTGKLLTEIILEAGFPPEGFAFLTGGGSSVGETLCKDERIRHITFTGSKEVGERISLIAGLKKKTFELGSNSALCIFSDFDYRKILERIIKGAYSLAGQVCISIQRIYIEKKIKDEFINDFLNAIKNLKVGDQLREDTDVGPMISEEAAKRAEEWVKRAIQRGAKILPELKREGSFFYPILIVDASEDTEVCSKEAFAPLAVCNEFETEEELVSKVNNSEYGLQCGILTNDLTRALKLAKEIEVGGVIINDIPSFRVDHMPYGGMKGSGLGREGPRYAVRDFVEEKIVVIKIE, encoded by the coding sequence AAGAATTTATGGAGAATTTATACCAATGGATGCCTCTGAATTTGGGAAAGGAAGAATAGCTTTTACTATAATGGAACCTGACCCAATTGTTCTTGCTATTACTCCTTTTAATTTTCCCCTTAACCTTGCTCTCCATAAAATTGCTCCAGCAATTGCAGCAGGCTCAAGCCTTGTTTTTAAGCCCTCAAGTTTTACTCCTAAAACAGGAAAACTTTTAACAGAAATAATTCTTGAAGCAGGTTTTCCACCAGAAGGTTTTGCTTTTTTGACAGGTGGTGGAAGTAGTGTAGGTGAAACTTTGTGTAAGGATGAAAGAATAAGACATATAACATTTACTGGTTCAAAAGAAGTAGGCGAAAGAATATCTCTTATAGCAGGTTTAAAAAAGAAGACCTTTGAACTTGGTTCAAATTCAGCCCTATGTATTTTCTCAGATTTTGATTACAGAAAAATCCTCGAAAGAATAATAAAAGGTGCATATTCTCTTGCAGGTCAGGTTTGTATATCAATTCAAAGAATTTATATAGAAAAGAAAATTAAAGATGAATTTATTAATGACTTTCTGAATGCAATCAAAAATTTAAAAGTTGGGGATCAATTAAGAGAAGATACAGATGTGGGACCTATGATTTCAGAGGAAGCTGCAAAAAGAGCAGAGGAGTGGGTTAAAAGGGCAATTCAAAGAGGTGCTAAGATTTTACCAGAATTAAAAAGAGAAGGTTCATTTTTTTATCCAATACTTATAGTTGATGCTTCTGAAGATACTGAGGTTTGTTCAAAAGAAGCTTTTGCTCCCCTTGCTGTTTGTAATGAATTTGAAACAGAAGAAGAACTTGTTTCAAAGGTAAATAATTCTGAATATGGTCTTCAATGCGGTATTTTAACTAATGATTTAACAAGAGCACTAAAACTTGCAAAGGAAATTGAAGTTGGAGGAGTTATTATAAATGATATTCCATCTTTCAGAGTTGATCATATGCCCTATGGTGGAATGAAGGGTTCAGGTCTTGGAAGGGAAGGACCCAGATATGCTGTAAGGGATTTTGTAGAAGAAAAGATTGTTGTAATAAAAATAGAATAA
- the fsa gene encoding fructose-6-phosphate aldolase produces MKIFLDSSNLEELRKFKSLGIIDGATTNPSLLSKEIKRLYPDFKAKDKRELFEKGKEILKEICEIVDGPVSAEVIATDSDGMVKEGKELSRVHKHIVVKVPFGEEGLKATKKLSSEGINVNMTLIFSPSQGLLSVKAGARYISPFIGRLDDISNEGMEVVRVLSEVFSIYDFDAELLVASVRHPIHVIEASLTGADIVTVPPEVLDKMLKHPLTDIGLKRFLQDWESLLGK; encoded by the coding sequence ATGAAAATTTTTCTTGATAGTTCAAATCTTGAAGAACTAAGGAAATTTAAATCACTTGGAATAATTGATGGAGCAACCACAAATCCAAGTCTTCTTTCAAAGGAAATTAAAAGACTTTACCCGGATTTTAAAGCTAAGGATAAAAGAGAGCTTTTTGAAAAGGGTAAGGAAATATTAAAGGAAATATGTGAAATAGTGGATGGACCTGTTTCAGCAGAAGTAATTGCCACTGATTCTGATGGAATGGTTAAAGAAGGAAAGGAATTGTCAAGAGTTCATAAACATATTGTTGTAAAAGTACCTTTTGGAGAAGAAGGTTTAAAGGCTACAAAAAAACTTTCTTCAGAGGGAATTAATGTTAATATGACCCTTATTTTTTCACCTTCGCAGGGTTTACTTTCAGTAAAAGCTGGTGCAAGGTATATATCACCTTTCATAGGAAGGCTTGATGATATTTCAAACGAAGGAATGGAAGTTGTGAGAGTTCTTTCAGAAGTTTTTTCAATCTATGATTTTGATGCTGAACTCCTTGTAGCAAGTGTAAGGCATCCAATTCATGTGATAGAAGCTTCACTTACTGGAGCTGATATTGTAACTGTTCCTCCAGAAGTTCTTGATAAAATGTTAAAACATCCTTTAACAGATATAGGGCTTAAAAGATTTCTTCAGGACTGGGAGTCACTTTTAGGTAAATGA